Below is a window of Caldichromatium japonicum DNA.
TGCGCTGATCGCCGCCGTCACCGTGGCCTATTACGGCTTCAAGGCCAATGCCGTTCTGGCTTTCTGGATCGCCTATATCCTGACGCGCCCTCTCGGTGCTTCCTGCGGCGACTGGCTGTCGCAACCGATCGCCAACGGTGGTTTGGGACTGGGCACGGTAACGACCAGCCTGATATTTCTCACGACCATTCTGGGCTTGGTCGTTTTCCTGAGCGTCACCCGCAAGGACGTGATTCCCCGGACGGCCTGATTTCATCGGAGCGGATGATATGGAACACTGGAATCAAACGCTGTTTCTGCTACTCAACGCCGCGCCGGGCGCTTCCGGCATCGCGGTTGGGGTGGCTCGCCTGCTGGCTGATGGGTTGATCTGGATCGTACCAATAGGAATGGTTTTTGGCTGGCTGCGCGGCTCGGCCGCGACCCGTCATGCGCTGGTCGCGGCGACGGCATCGGGACTGGCCGGGCTCTTGATCAACCAACTGATCGGGCTCGTCTGGGCGCACCCACGCCCCTTCGTGGTTGGCATCGGGCAGACGCTGATGGTACATGCACCAGACAGCTCGTTTCCGAGCGA
It encodes the following:
- a CDS encoding undecaprenyl-diphosphatase — translated: MEHWNQTLFLLLNAAPGASGIAVGVARLLADGLIWIVPIGMVFGWLRGSAATRHALVAATASGLAGLLINQLIGLVWAHPRPFVVGIGQTLMVHAPDSSFPSDHLTLIWAVAFSLLLHERTRVAGGVAALLGLPVAWARIYLGVHFPLDMLGAALVAFGSAWLILGEEHRFVAPLVQAMQRAHRWAFASLIEKGWVRQ